A part of Trichocoleus sp. FACHB-46 genomic DNA contains:
- a CDS encoding UDP-N-acetylmuramoyl-L-alanyl-D-glutamate--2,6-diaminopimelate ligase — protein sequence MKLRELLAAVPGVMQPPSHAALESEVKGLTTNSLACQPGDLFIGMPGTRVDGGEFWPSAIASGAVAALVSSTAAQKRPHTEAEAACVIPASDMVQACAQVAAAFYDYPAQKLQLVGVTGTNGKTTTTHLIEFLLNQADPSTALFGTLYARWPGYQKTAAHTTPFAIDLQQNLAAAVAAGCEYGVMEVSSHALAQGRVLGCEFEVAVFTNLTQDHLDFHRDLEDYFAAKALLFSPGYLKGRAIINQDDAYGRRLIDQLPAEQVWSYSTQDSNADLWTSDLIYEANGVSGTLHTPKGDISFRSPLVGQFNLANLLAAVGTALHLGLELETIVAALPQFVGVPGRMERVQINDGQDISVIVDYAHTPDSLENLLKAARPFIKERMICVFGCGGDRDRTKRPQMGKIAADLADLAIVTSDNPRTEDPERILQDVLAGIPTTVKPLVICDRAEAIRTAILEAKPGDGVLIAGKGHEDYQILGTEKIHFDDREQARAALELR from the coding sequence ATGAAACTACGAGAATTATTAGCAGCAGTACCAGGCGTAATGCAACCGCCCAGTCATGCCGCTTTGGAATCCGAAGTGAAAGGGTTAACCACCAATTCTCTTGCATGCCAACCCGGAGACTTGTTCATCGGCATGCCCGGAACCCGCGTCGATGGTGGCGAATTTTGGCCCAGCGCGATCGCCTCTGGTGCCGTAGCAGCCTTGGTTTCATCCACTGCTGCCCAAAAACGACCTCATACTGAGGCAGAAGCAGCTTGTGTCATTCCTGCTTCCGACATGGTGCAAGCTTGTGCTCAAGTAGCAGCCGCCTTCTACGATTACCCTGCCCAAAAGTTGCAGCTAGTTGGCGTTACAGGCACAAACGGCAAAACTACCACCACCCACCTAATCGAATTTCTGCTCAATCAGGCAGATCCCTCCACTGCCTTGTTCGGCACCCTCTATGCTCGCTGGCCTGGTTATCAAAAAACCGCAGCTCACACTACGCCCTTCGCGATCGATTTACAACAGAACCTTGCGGCAGCAGTCGCAGCAGGCTGCGAATACGGCGTGATGGAAGTTAGCTCCCACGCCCTCGCCCAAGGTCGAGTGTTAGGTTGTGAGTTTGAGGTAGCCGTCTTTACCAACCTGACCCAAGATCACCTAGACTTTCACCGCGACTTAGAAGATTACTTCGCTGCTAAAGCCCTCCTGTTTAGCCCTGGCTATCTCAAGGGCCGAGCCATTATCAACCAAGATGATGCCTACGGACGGCGCTTAATCGACCAACTGCCCGCAGAGCAAGTCTGGAGCTACAGCACCCAAGACTCCAATGCTGACCTCTGGACCAGCGACCTCATCTATGAAGCCAACGGAGTCAGCGGCACTCTGCACACTCCCAAAGGAGACATTTCCTTCCGATCGCCCTTAGTCGGTCAATTTAACTTGGCTAACTTACTCGCTGCGGTCGGCACTGCTCTCCATTTAGGTTTAGAGCTGGAAACCATTGTTGCTGCGTTGCCTCAGTTTGTGGGCGTCCCCGGGCGGATGGAGCGAGTCCAAATCAACGATGGGCAGGACATCAGCGTGATTGTGGATTATGCCCACACCCCAGACAGCCTAGAAAACTTGCTGAAAGCGGCGCGTCCGTTTATTAAAGAACGCATGATTTGTGTGTTTGGTTGTGGCGGCGATCGCGATCGCACCAAGCGACCTCAAATGGGCAAAATTGCTGCTGACTTGGCAGATTTAGCCATCGTCACTTCCGACAACCCCCGCACCGAAGATCCAGAGCGGATTTTGCAAGACGTTTTAGCTGGCATTCCCACCACCGTGAAGCCTCTGGTGATTTGTGATCGCGCCGAAGCCATTCGTACCGCCATTCTGGAAGCAAAACCAGGAGACGGCGTGCTGATTGCAGGCAAAGGCCACGAAGATTACCAGATTCTCGGCACGGAGAAAATTCACTTTGACGATCGCGAACAAGCCAGAGCAGCTTTAGAACTGCGGTAA
- a CDS encoding glutaredoxin family protein → MRLILYSKPGCHLCEGLQEKLDQIQNLEIDLEIRDITTREDWFQAYQYEIPVLLRVNPQPTGAVEELLPRPSPRASVTQLEQMLQKYWLVDQSK, encoded by the coding sequence ATGCGATTAATTTTGTACAGTAAACCTGGTTGCCACCTATGCGAAGGACTACAGGAAAAGCTAGATCAAATTCAAAACTTAGAGATTGACCTAGAAATTCGGGACATTACCACCCGTGAGGACTGGTTTCAAGCTTACCAGTACGAAATCCCCGTGCTTTTGCGAGTCAACCCCCAACCTACAGGCGCAGTCGAAGAACTATTACCTCGTCCTTCCCCACGAGCGAGCGTCACCCAGTTGGAGCAAATGCTACAGAAATATTGGCTAGTAGATCAGTCAAAATAA
- the sbcD gene encoding exonuclease subunit SbcD, producing the protein MAIKILHLSDIHMGSGFSHGRVNPETGLNTRLEDFVATLGRCIDRAIAEPVDLVLFGGDAFPDATPPPIVQEVFATQFRRLVDAQIPTVLLVGNHDQHSQGQGGASLCIYRTLGVPGFVVGDRLETHLISTRNGPIQIITLPWLTRSTLLTRPETEGLSMAEVNQLLIDRLRVALEGEVRRLDPEMPTVLLGHLMADSAFYGAERFLAVGKGFTIPLALLARPCFDYVALGHVHRHQVLCHEPPVVYPGSIERVDFSEEKEDKGFVLVDVERGATKLEFCALPVRAFRTIEVNVSEAEDPQAKLLKSLKPELVADAVVRLIYQIRSEQLDEIDNAPLHAALHMAHSYTIQPELVSQLARPRLPELGVGSSIDPLAALKTYLANREDLQDIQGDLLQAAQSLLDTDEEEWLDEQPAIASHLGSSQVLDGETQLRLL; encoded by the coding sequence GTGGCAATTAAAATTCTGCATCTTTCTGATATTCACATGGGCAGTGGGTTTTCCCACGGGCGGGTTAATCCAGAGACGGGGTTGAATACTCGCTTAGAAGATTTTGTGGCGACGTTGGGGCGCTGTATTGACCGGGCGATCGCGGAGCCTGTGGATTTGGTGCTGTTTGGGGGGGATGCGTTTCCGGATGCGACGCCGCCGCCGATTGTGCAGGAGGTGTTTGCCACTCAGTTTCGCCGCTTAGTGGATGCTCAGATTCCAACGGTATTGTTGGTAGGGAATCACGATCAGCATTCGCAGGGGCAGGGTGGCGCAAGTCTGTGCATTTACCGGACGCTGGGGGTGCCAGGCTTTGTGGTGGGCGATCGCTTGGAAACTCACCTCATCTCTACTCGCAACGGCCCAATTCAAATCATTACTTTGCCCTGGCTGACGCGCTCGACGTTGTTGACGCGCCCCGAAACGGAAGGGTTATCAATGGCTGAGGTGAATCAGTTGTTGATCGATCGCCTGCGAGTGGCGTTAGAAGGGGAGGTACGGCGTCTTGACCCGGAGATGCCGACGGTGCTGTTGGGGCATTTGATGGCAGATTCAGCTTTCTATGGAGCGGAGCGATTTCTCGCAGTGGGTAAGGGGTTTACGATTCCGCTGGCGTTGCTGGCTCGGCCTTGCTTTGACTATGTGGCTTTGGGGCATGTGCATCGGCATCAAGTCTTGTGTCATGAGCCGCCTGTGGTCTATCCGGGCAGTATTGAGCGGGTAGATTTTAGTGAGGAAAAAGAAGACAAGGGCTTTGTGCTGGTTGACGTAGAGCGAGGGGCTACGAAGCTGGAGTTTTGTGCTTTACCTGTCCGAGCATTTCGCACGATTGAAGTGAATGTTTCGGAAGCGGAAGATCCGCAAGCCAAGCTCCTAAAATCGCTGAAGCCAGAATTAGTTGCGGATGCTGTGGTGCGGCTGATTTATCAAATTCGCTCCGAGCAACTAGATGAGATTGATAATGCTCCTTTGCACGCCGCTCTGCACATGGCTCATAGCTACACGATTCAGCCAGAGCTAGTTAGCCAGTTGGCTCGTCCCCGTCTGCCAGAATTAGGAGTTGGTAGTAGCATCGATCCTTTAGCTGCTCTAAAAACTTATTTAGCGAATCGAGAAGATTTGCAAGATATTCAAGGCGATCTGCTACAAGCGGCCCAAAGTTTACTAGACACTGATGAGGAAGAATGGCTAGATGAACAGCCAGCGATCGCTAGCCATCTAGGTTCCAGCCAAGTACTAGATGGAGAAACCCAATTGCGCCTCCTCTAA